The following are from one region of the Paenibacillus sp. KS-LC4 genome:
- a CDS encoding fumarylacetoacetate hydrolase family protein gives MKLATILYEGIEQVCIHRDNRYVRLHTINQLEDTQPQWPIHMFELLQEGRLDALTGWYNEGGGDKLAQLESVPSEAIAAAPLYRHPRKIWGIGMNYVKQAEEREALFAEADPVSFMKPDTSLIGPNRAIELPAQQTEHVTAEAELAIIIGRTCKNIPEAEALEYAAGFAVSVDVTAADIHAKHQRFLTRAKSFDTFFGFGSELITRDEIKDLSQLAVETWHNGELAHRNVLANMIYQPAHLIAFHSQVMTLLPGDVILTGTPGAVVIRDGDVIEARIPGFEPLVHPVKASAPLFSPA, from the coding sequence CATACGATTAATCAGTTGGAGGATACGCAGCCGCAGTGGCCCATCCACATGTTCGAGCTGCTGCAAGAGGGGCGGCTCGATGCGTTGACCGGATGGTACAACGAGGGCGGTGGCGATAAGCTGGCGCAATTGGAGTCGGTGCCGAGCGAAGCAATTGCGGCTGCACCGTTGTATCGCCACCCGAGAAAAATTTGGGGCATAGGCATGAACTATGTGAAGCAAGCGGAGGAGCGGGAGGCCTTATTTGCAGAAGCCGATCCCGTTAGCTTTATGAAGCCGGATACGTCGCTTATCGGTCCGAACAGGGCGATTGAGCTGCCTGCCCAGCAAACGGAGCATGTGACAGCAGAAGCTGAGCTGGCGATAATTATCGGGCGTACTTGCAAAAATATTCCCGAAGCCGAGGCGCTGGAATACGCAGCGGGCTTTGCCGTCTCCGTTGATGTAACGGCTGCGGATATTCATGCCAAGCACCAGCGTTTTCTGACGCGGGCCAAAAGCTTCGACACCTTTTTTGGCTTCGGCTCGGAGCTGATTACGCGTGATGAAATCAAGGACTTGTCCCAACTGGCAGTGGAAACCTGGCATAATGGCGAGCTTGCCCATCGCAATGTGCTGGCTAATATGATTTACCAGCCGGCGCATCTTATCGCCTTCCATTCGCAGGTGATGACGCTGCTGCCCGGCGACGTCATTTTGACAGGGACGCCTGGCGCAGTCGTCATTCGCGATGGCGACGTCATCGAGGCGCGCATTCCCGGCTTTGAGCCGCTGGTTCATCCGGTTAAGGCAAGCGCGCCGCTCTTTTCACCCGCCTAG